The window CCCCAACAATGCTATCCAGTTCCTCCTTGGGGATcgttcccaggccagatggGATGTATAAAAgtgttctgggtctgccccaaGGCCTCCTTCcaggtcactatagtcacatgactacagtatcaatcaataaatatacatgcccagcaaataatcaccacaaaagtctgctatgcagcttatctgtgtgcaaatgcagtctcactcacaccccgctaacataacaatggactcgtctccgtctccctgttagcattagcattagcatcagCCTCGTCAACAGCCTGAATCCCaccttcactacctggtcctccttcctccgcccgctggggcaacattgaacaccttttttttggtgataaataaatctaaagttttctgcttccttttcatattttacattaagtagcaaacaaaaaatcccgctaataacatcagctttgacctccaggctccgtcatctcgtgggaaggagggggggctgggagacaccacatttcaaaaggggataCAAAGTGTTGGGgataaattgattgtgttgttcagaatttcaattgtagttcatttatatgtattaaataatagaataatcaatacaaattgacacagagtaattccataaattcatttaaaaaaaaaaagaaaagaaaaacgaacatttccattttcccctggagccaaggtgtggcagctgccatacccaattgacgcccatgTCTCCTTCCAGTTGGACATAACTGAAGaaaccaggaggcatcctaattATAAGCACAAACCACCTCGGCTCAGCCATGATGGGAACTCAATGACCTGATAAATGAGATGCAGCAAACAACATGCAGCTAAATGGAGGAGAATAATCCAACACAGCCTCTTAATTTAAAGCCTGATCTGACCCTCTGagtacatttaaaacaaaatacataCTTTCTGTCTACATCAAACTGTGTGGAGAACGTCTCTCTGTGCCCTAAAATTGGAATGGGAAGGATTTTCACCTTTCTCGGTCAAAACGTGTCACAACTGCCGTGACACAGAAGTTGATATCTGGTAAACACAAATATTGAATGTTCAGCTTGCACTATTGGCTGTGTGCACGCTGACgggcgcacagacacacatgtgACGTGTGGATCTATGTCATCACCGCGAGTCGGGCCAGAGGCCGCGGCTCTGATGCTCGGTTAATGATTTACGTTGTCTCAGAACGATGTCTGTGGCTTCAGAGGTTATGAAACGGACAAAATTAGAACATGGAAGGGGGGGTTGTGTGATGTGAATGAACCTCGCTTCTTTCCTGGGACAAAATGAGCGGCTTCGGTGCAATTTTAGAAGAGTCAGCAAATATGTAAACAGCTCGGGCCTTCACTGTGGTAAAGGTAAAGGAATCCTGTGATCCTTTTCGGGGAGTTTTAAAATAAAGCATCTCAAAATGAAGTCCGAAGGTGGGATTAAGTTGTTGTGTTTTAACTTTCTGAGTTTATTaactttttgtgttttatccgTCTTTTCTCAGTCCTGTTCACTTCCTCGCTTCCTCAGTCcggtcatcagctccactcccttcacccgTCTTCACTCAGCGATCTCTCTTCTCCGTATTTAAACTCCTGGTTTCAGCCACTCTTGGTCAGATCCTTCGTTCTCTTCAGGTTCTCCTCCtgagttgctgctgctgctacttcTTGGTTTTGTTTCCCCAGTTTGTTCTTGTTCCTCGTCGGTTTTGTCAGTtcctgggttttgttttgtgttccagTTCGGTCTTGTTGTCTGTTTAGTTTTGATAAATCAGTCTAAATTTCGTCAACATCTGGTTTTCCAtctgtctgcacctgggtcctccttcctGTGACAGTCGTACAAAAAATGTATGCAGAAAGGCCAGACTTAtatattttgtgtgtttttgtctggtTTATTTAGCAATAGACTGAATATCTCTgtaaaatcaagacaaatgaaaataaacacgGATTGAAATGTTCTCACATTTAATCTGGCATTTTCCAAACTAACGGGGTGATTAACCAAGACTGGTTAACAACAAAAGTATATATTCTGCATTGTATAAATGAACTATAGGTGTTTGGAATGACAAAATAATGATGAATATAAATATAAGATAATGGAAAGCAGCTACAAAAGATGCCTATCTAAGAAAAGgctataaaaatacaaaaacaactaaaaacaggTGGAAAAAGACccataaaaacacatcaaagagacacaaaatgacttCTGCAAACTACAGAGGTGCCAATAAACTAACAAGGACACAACAAGAACAGAAACCCAATAATGGCAACAGAGAAACACCAAAAGTTAGAGATTCAAAGAGACCAAACTGCCACAAATtactataaataaatttaaaaaaaatggccacaaagaaactgaaaatggctacaaaaagccaaaaaaagggAGACAAAATAGCCCCAATTGGACATAAAATAGTTACAGTGACACAAAATTATCATCATGAGACACAAAATGtctacaaaaagacaaaacatggcCACAAAGAGACATTAGCGAGCAGACAGAagacaaagacacaaaaaaatggCCGCCAATGAGACACAAAATCACAACAAAGAAACTGTAAATGGCTACAAACAGACAACAGTGGTGTCAAATAGATACAAAATAGCCACAAAAGGACACTAAATggctaaagacacacaaaatgaccacaaaaaagatacaaaataacCACGTAGAAACACAAACTGGCCACAAAGAAATGCAAAACAATCACCAAGAGTCACAAGATGACCACAGAGATGTAAGACAACCACATATGgagtaaaattaaaaataagagaaacacaaaacaacttataGCCCAGAGCAAATAATGGCCATAAGGAAACACAGAAcagctaaaaagaaaaacacaaagacatgaCAACCCCAAAGTGACACAAGATCCAAGTCAACAACACGTACAAAAATGGCTAAAAAGACACACcgataaacaaaacaacacactgaATCAGTGTAAAGTGAGAGGAAATCGAATAATGGATAAAACAAACGATACGAGACCAAAGAAGCGAATCACACGTTTGTATCCGGGGCCCGTTTGTCCTGGAATTCATCCACGATGTCAGCCGTGCTTAAACTCATAAATCTGAACAAATTCACACCCAGAAGAAAAAGCAGCTTTCACTTTGTTTTAATAAAGTTAATCCTGTTTGTGGCGGGTACATCTTCAGACGATCATTACAAAAACATAGAAATTAACATCCATGCACAGTCATATTCTCAAGTTCAGCCGCACACGGACCTTCAGTGAAACCAAACACAATGTGGAGCAACCTGAGATAGCAGCGTTACCCAACACACGCTCACGTAACCTCGCTGTGACACACCATTGTTGGACTGTTGCAACAGTGTTTGCAGACTGGGGCCATTTTCATCCCTCACAATCACACCCTACAGTCACTATTGTGAATGTGCCGAGAGTATGAAAACTGTACAATGGAAACATAATAAACAATGCATCAGGAAGTTTACAGTGGCTAAATTAAACTTTATACAAATAATTGAAGCTTTGATACAgaattcaaagaaaaacaggtgtTACAGTAACAGAGAGGCTGTTTTTCACTGGATCCATACAAACACAGAGCACTCTGTTAGTGGAAAAACTCTCCCATGAATGTTTCCATCAGATGCTTCAAATCCAATAACAGCACATGGACCAGAATCCTGTGTATGTTTGACCTACCTgtgaataaaaagaaatataaacaACATTATGGATGAGAGTTAAACCACAAAAAACGGAATAACATAAAGAACATACCTTTATTGCTTTATGTAGTTATGTGAAGTTGCCACTAGATGGTGCTGTTTCACCAGTAAAAATGCAGCTTGGTCCACTGAAGCTTCCTGTGAAGAAACTGACACCTGcacggattttttttttagttaaatgTGCCATCAATTTTCCATTTTAACCCACAAGAGTGTGTTAGTTTGCTGATAAATTTCCTGTTGGGTGACGGGTTAATGCTACCAAAGGCGATGTTTCTGTTAACCCAAATAAATGTGATCCAAAGGCAATGCTGATGACAAAGTCGCTCGTGTTTTAACTTTCACGTTAAGAGTGAGAGGTAAAGAGTGGTGCTATTAAAACAATATATAAACAAACGGAGCTCAAAGCTCGGTGTCTTCAATGGCCTCTGGGTCTTCTATGGTGTCCAGACGTCTCTTGCAGGCATCCAGGAGCTTTTTTCTGGGGCCTAAAGGGATGTGAATACCGGTGAGGTCCTGATCTGAACAAAGCAACAGAGCCTCCAGGTCGATCTTCTCCTTTCTGAAGATGGGCATGAACTCACTGAGGCTCTGAGAGGCCAGGAAGGTCTCCAGAGGACCGTTGTCGGGCTCCGTGTCCTCGTCCAGCCCGACCTCGGCCTCCTCCCAGGGCGACTCCTGCAGGTCTCTCTCCTGCAGACTCAAGGCGCTGCCAACGCTGTCCTCATCGAGGCTGGGGGAACGCCGGGGCAGCGGCCCACGCAAACGGACGTTAGGCGCTCGACCCAAAGGTTCGCTCCCTGCAACACTCCCTCCATCCTGTCCGATCCCAAACACGCCTCCGCTCATGTAGCTCCTCCTGAACACCATGGTGCCGAGCCCGGGTCGGGTGAACAGGGAATCGCGCCCGGAGTCGGTGCTGATCTCCGAGTAAGCAGCTTCGTAGAGGCCCGGGTCGCTCATGGCACGGGAGGCGGTCTCGACGTCATCGTCATCTTCCCGGGGGAACATGTCCCGTATGTTGAGGCGGGACCTCTCTCTGGGGTTGGCGTAGGTGCCTTGTTTGAGGAACATGACGTCGTTGCCGAGCTGCAGGCCAGACAGCGAGCGCACGCTCTTCCTGCCGTCCTCGTAGATCTTGAACGTTCCATCAaactgcttcttcttctccagCTTCTTCTGTATCTTGGCCTTTCCCTTGGCTGTCGAATGCAGGGTGGCCTGAGAAGAAAGCAGCAACTTAGAGACAAGtaacttaaaggagaattccggccattttacaaacatatcccatctgtcggagacccagggaagttggccaaagggaaaaccgcgagaaattttcattaTCAAAATagtttttaccgaattggccgtggtgtcagtagcaatacaattcaacccaggggctaaccataccattagctagcacagacatgatacattttgagatttcaaaaacagcgcacctacctctctcagcttccgtgttccacaggcgtgcgcgcAAATTGATCGctgaagtcatacactataatattccaaaattgtctttttgtccactgACACCACGGTCAAaggtattttgatacacgttaagagcctcaggaaaggttaaaagcttgcccgatagagcccgctttcatggaaatcagcgcaatcggacaactttgcgcagcgggcatgaaaatttctcgcggttttccctttggcaaacttccctgggtctccaacagatgggatatgtttgtaaaatggcctCCTTTAAAGACAAGTTCTGCACCCTTTTTTCAAGCTCATTTTTGTTAGTCCTCCTTAAGAGTGATCTTTGTGGTTATCACTTCTCAACAAAAAGTTTGCAGTTTTTCTAAAAATTACAACATACTTTCCTGACATTACCCAATTACttttagtagggctgggcaaattaactcgttattatcgtgttaacgtgataattatttaacgccaataaatattttatcacgcattaatgcaggttttttttattattttttggggcttttgtgcctttaattggggcgcctgctcaacccactatgccattgaccacccctgttttattatttattttattattgtaaaagtctgttgctcacaggcttttattttgtaaaagtctgttgctgtctgctgtggaacaggaaaagaaagtaatcggcggatccaccaaacatggagaagggtacggaacttttactcggccattttcattttaaagttcttccagacggcggagtccacagaaccaaagtcatctgtaaacactgccaagttgaattgtcctctcagcgtagtagttccagtctaaaatatcacttaaaggcaaaacacacaactgatagcagcaagtcattcaaggaaacagacagtggagcgaggcttctacataaaaactacagaaagatgctgatgttaaaagtgtgtttgcacaacaaatgttatggcactttcattcatatggcagcacatttaaaataaaactaaatgctaaaagctatacactacttttgaattcatttttggattttgcgtacaaatgcgattaatcgtgattaatcagggaaatcatgtgattaattagattaaacattttaatcgttgcccagccctaacttTTAGTCATCTAAACTAAATGACAGCTTTAAGGTTATAGATGAGAAAAAAATGCTCTAAATTTTCATTTGGGAGCTTGTTTAGGGGTAAGAGGCTGACCATGAACCACAAGACCAACACTTTTGCTGCAATATACATACTGAAGGGTCTTGTTAAAACCATAAAATTCCTTAGAAAACGGTTAATTTCAGAAGTCATCAACAAATTTTCCTAAATTTTCCTAATCTTGAGATATAGCAGGACTTCCATCTTCCTATTTTCTCCAACACTAAGACAAAGAGCAACCACCTGCGAGTATGGCATGTTGGAGGTGACGGTGTTGAACTTGCGGCTGagtgtgctgctgctggtgtagctggagaagctgatAGCATCCAGGTTGTCTAAAACTGCCGACTCTTTAACGAACTTCCTCTCCATGCGTTCGCGGTGCTTCTTTTGGAGCTTCTCGCAGTCCTTGATCCGGCGCTCCGCGCCGCGAAACGCCCGTTCTTTGAGTTTGCCGACCAGCTTCGGGTTGAGGGTGATCTGCTTGGTGGCGATGGAGTCGAGGTAGCGGACGCAGTCCATGTGGCCCTTGGTGGCGGCCATGTCCAGAGGTGTGTGGTAGTCGTTGTCCAGACACCACACGTTGGCACCGAAAGCCACCAGGAAGGAGAGGCAGTTGTGGTGGCCGTTGGCAGCTGCGAGGTGCAGCGGAGTGTTCCCCCAGATGTCACATCTGTCCGGGTCCCCTCTGAGAAACAGAAGCAGAGACGGCTTGTTGAATCAACGATTATACGATGCACAGACACAGTTTTCTCACTCTATTTCAAAGAAATCTGAGAGttacctttgacctttgatctgaggttggacaaacacattaacaatgtcgtcaggactagttttttccagttgagTCTCCTGGCCAATCTCCTGGGCAATTATCTtttctagaaaaactgcgttcaagtatttaaaacattacaacaatattactgggcatgtattgttgtaatgttttaaatacttgaacgcagtttttctagagaagataattgttttgtatttgggagtatcgtccatcgactcttttgggctttcacatgcgcgagcataccgacaaccggtaagtgacatgctgtttataaagttgttttgtaatgtccccatgccagtaatgtgagaaccatgcatatggttttgatggtaaggcttgtgactttattgtcggatggtttataaagtggtgtgacgtttctgtagtgtgcaagttgttgttttacgtggaaggtttagcacttgccctttggacaccacgtatttggctagcatgacacgctgcgcaaacagcgcaatcgctgcgcagggagcgccgatttgcaccagtctgtgtcctactgtcagtatttgacaacctctagcaatgggattgcgcttcaaatgccccggagttcccctttaagtatcgtctgtaaagggctgtataaataaaatacatttacatttctgtTGGTACTCTTAAACTTCTGATACTTTTCTCAGCAATCAAGCCTGAATCATTCTTCTTTTGTTGGATTTGACTGAAATGTGTTCAGCACAAGTAAACCCAAACGCAGACTCGGGCTCAACAACCTTTATATGGAACAAAACCAAAGACGCCGCAGTGGCAGGCGAACAGCCATCACACTTTTGGACAAGTCTACTATGTACTTAGAAAACATCTGAGGCCTTTAAAGGGAGTCCGGGTGTATGTTGTATGAAACTGACTGCGGATGCCGACTCCTCCACATGCGGCTGCTGTGTTTATGACTCGTGTTCagtccctcctcttcctcttttcc of the Odontesthes bonariensis isolate fOdoBon6 chromosome 23, fOdoBon6.hap1, whole genome shotgun sequence genome contains:
- the LOC142374585 gene encoding pre-mRNA splicing regulator USH1G-like → MNDRYHRAARDGYLDVLKEATRKELNAPDEDGMTPTLWAAYHGNLEALRLIVGRGGDPDRCDIWGNTPLHLAAANGHHNCLSFLVAFGANVWCLDNDYHTPLDMAATKGHMDCVRYLDSIATKQITLNPKLVGKLKERAFRGAERRIKDCEKLQKKHRERMERKFVKESAVLDNLDAISFSSYTSSSTLSRKFNTVTSNMPYSQATLHSTAKGKAKIQKKLEKKKQFDGTFKIYEDGRKSVRSLSGLQLGNDVMFLKQGTYANPRERSRLNIRDMFPREDDDDVETASRAMSDPGLYEAAYSEISTDSGRDSLFTRPGLGTMVFRRSYMSGGVFGIGQDGGSVAGSEPLGRAPNVRLRGPLPRRSPSLDEDSVGSALSLQERDLQESPWEEAEVGLDEDTEPDNGPLETFLASQSLSEFMPIFRKEKIDLEALLLCSDQDLTGIHIPLGPRKKLLDACKRRLDTIEDPEAIEDTEL